A region of Burkholderiales bacterium JOSHI_001 DNA encodes the following proteins:
- a CDS encoding NADH-quinone oxidoreductase, chain I (PFAM: 4Fe-4S binding domain~TIGRFAM: NADH-quinone oxidoreductase, chain I), with protein sequence MNTSASSPTSVKDFLSSFMLLELLKGMKLTGRHFFQKKITIQFPEEKTPMSPRFRGLHALRRYDNGEERCIACKLCEAVCPAMAITIESDVRADGSRRTTRYDIDLTKCIFCGFCEESCPVDSIVETHIFEYHGEKRGDLYFTKDMLLAVGDRYEKEIAANKEADAKYR encoded by the coding sequence ATGAACACTTCTGCCTCGTCCCCCACGTCGGTGAAAGACTTCCTCTCCAGCTTCATGCTGCTGGAGTTGCTCAAGGGCATGAAGCTCACCGGGCGCCATTTCTTCCAGAAGAAGATCACGATCCAGTTCCCGGAAGAAAAAACGCCGATGAGCCCGCGTTTCCGCGGCCTGCACGCGCTGCGCCGCTACGACAACGGCGAAGAACGCTGCATCGCCTGCAAGCTGTGCGAAGCGGTGTGCCCGGCCATGGCCATCACGATTGAAAGCGATGTGCGCGCCGACGGCAGCCGCCGCACCACGCGCTACGACATCGACCTGACCAAGTGCATCTTCTGCGGCTTCTGCGAAGAAAGCTGCCCGGTGGATTCCATCGTCGAGACGCACATCTTCGAATACCACGGCGAAAAGCGCGGCGACCTGTACTTCACCAAGGACATGTTGCTGGCCGTGGGTGACCGCTACGAAAAAGAGATCGCCGCCAACAAGGAGGCCGACGCGAAGTACCGCTGA
- a CDS encoding NADH:ubiquinone oxidoreductase subunit 1 (chain H) (PFAM: NADH dehydrogenase), producing the protein MIDTVNQFGAGLLGGTLWAVVWNLIKIIVLVAPLMGCVAYLTLWERKGIGFTQVRPGPNRVGPYGLLTPIADAVKLIFKEIIRPTAASKGLFFLAPVMTIMPALAAWAVVPFGPDVVLANVNAGLLFLMAITSLEVYGVIIAGWSSNSKYAFLGALRASAQMVSYEIAMGFALVVVLMVSGTLNMTEIVQVQNKGTMASMGLNFLSWNWLPLLPIFLVYFISGLAETNRHPFDVVEGESEIVAGHMIEYSGMAFAMFFLAEYANMWLVSMLTVLLFLGGWAAPVAFLDFIPGWIWLGIKVFVVVTMFLWVRATFPRYRYDQIMRLGWKIFIPVTLVWLVVVGLWIQSPFNIWK; encoded by the coding sequence ATGATCGACACCGTCAACCAATTCGGCGCAGGTCTCCTGGGCGGCACCTTGTGGGCCGTGGTCTGGAACCTGATCAAGATCATCGTGCTGGTGGCGCCGCTGATGGGCTGCGTGGCCTACCTCACGCTGTGGGAACGCAAGGGCATCGGCTTCACCCAGGTGCGCCCCGGCCCCAACCGCGTGGGCCCCTACGGCCTGCTGACCCCCATCGCGGATGCTGTGAAGCTGATCTTCAAGGAGATCATCCGTCCCACCGCCGCGAGCAAGGGCCTGTTCTTCCTGGCCCCGGTGATGACCATCATGCCGGCGCTGGCCGCCTGGGCCGTGGTGCCCTTCGGCCCCGACGTGGTGCTGGCCAACGTGAATGCCGGCCTGCTGTTCCTGATGGCCATCACCTCGCTGGAGGTGTACGGCGTCATCATCGCCGGCTGGTCCAGCAATTCGAAGTACGCCTTCCTGGGCGCCTTGCGCGCGTCAGCCCAGATGGTCAGCTATGAAATCGCCATGGGCTTCGCGCTGGTGGTGGTGCTGATGGTGTCGGGCACGCTGAACATGACCGAGATCGTGCAGGTGCAGAACAAGGGCACCATGGCCAGCATGGGCCTGAACTTCCTGTCCTGGAACTGGCTGCCGCTGCTGCCCATCTTCCTGGTCTATTTCATTTCCGGCCTGGCCGAAACCAACCGCCACCCCTTTGACGTGGTCGAAGGCGAATCGGAAATCGTGGCCGGCCACATGATCGAGTACTCGGGCATGGCGTTTGCCATGTTCTTCCTGGCCGAGTACGCCAACATGTGGCTGGTGTCGATGCTGACCGTGCTGCTGTTCCTGGGCGGCTGGGCCGCGCCGGTGGCCTTCCTGGACTTCATCCCGGGCTGGATCTGGCTGGGCATCAAGGTCTTCGTGGTGGTCACCATGTTCCTGTGGGTGCGCGCCACCTTCCCGCGCTACCGATACGACCAGATCATGCGCCTGGGCTGGAAGATCTTCATCCCGGTCACGCTGGTGTGGCTGGTGGTGGTGGGCTTGTGGATTCAGTCCCCGTTCAACATCTGGAAGTGA
- a CDS encoding NADH-quinone oxidoreductase, chain G (PFAM: 2Fe-2S iron-sulfur cluster binding domain; Molybdopterin oxidoreductase; NADH-ubiquinone oxidoreductase-G iron-sulfur binding region; Molydopterin dinucleotide binding domain~TIGRFAM: NADH-quinone oxidoreductase, chain G), with protein sequence MLDIELDGKKVLVKEGSVVMHAADAAGVYIPHFCYHKKLSIAANCRMCLVEVEKAPKPMPACATPVTQGMVVRTKSDKAVKAQKSVMEFLLINHPLDCPICDQGGECQLQDLAVGYGGSSSRYQEEKRVVFHKNVGPLISMEEMSRCIHCTRCVRFGQEVAGIMELGMQHRGEHSEITTFLGKTIDSELSGNMIDICPVGALTSKPFRYSARTWELSRRKSISPHDSTGANLVVQVKNNKVLRVVPLENEAVNECWIADRDRFSYEALNSEARLTQPMIKQGGQWQPVDWNTALGYVADGLKRVIAEHGTADVGAIGSANSTVEELHLLAQLVRGLGSANIDHRTRHADFGNTIAGQARWLGLPIANLRHLDSTLVVGSFLRKDHPLFAQRLRHSTRHGARVFSLNASHDDWALPLAGRITAAPDAWPQALADVAGYIAAAKGVAAPAPALVNEDAQAAAEALLNGEHRAVLLGNAAAQHPQAGVLLSLAQWIGAQTGASVGYLGEAANSVGAQLVAMPGAGGLNAGQMLSRPMKALLLLNVEPALDAADAAAAKAALAGSGLVVALTSFKDAAVDNADVLLPIAPFTETAGSYVNAEGRVQSFQGVVPPLGDTRPAWKVLRVLGNLLGLPGFHQESADEVRREALGDQSAVTLRLSNSSDAAITLAAPQAGLQRLADVPIYSTDALVRRAESLQRTADAKPPVARLPQALMQQLGLKDGDTVRVKQGGASAELPARADASLAANTVRVPAGHPATATLGAMFGPLTVEKA encoded by the coding sequence ATGCTAGACATCGAACTCGACGGCAAGAAGGTCCTGGTCAAGGAAGGCAGCGTGGTCATGCACGCGGCCGACGCGGCCGGCGTGTACATCCCGCACTTCTGTTATCACAAGAAGTTGTCCATCGCCGCCAACTGCCGCATGTGCCTGGTGGAAGTGGAAAAGGCGCCCAAGCCCATGCCCGCCTGCGCCACGCCGGTCACGCAGGGCATGGTGGTGCGCACCAAGTCCGACAAGGCCGTGAAGGCCCAGAAGTCGGTGATGGAGTTCCTGCTCATCAACCACCCGCTGGACTGCCCCATTTGCGACCAGGGTGGCGAATGCCAGTTGCAAGACCTGGCCGTGGGCTACGGCGGCAGCAGCTCGCGCTACCAGGAAGAAAAGCGCGTGGTGTTCCACAAGAACGTGGGCCCGCTCATTTCCATGGAAGAAATGAGCCGCTGCATCCACTGCACCCGCTGCGTGCGCTTCGGCCAGGAAGTGGCCGGCATCATGGAACTGGGCATGCAGCACCGGGGTGAACACTCCGAGATCACCACCTTCCTGGGCAAGACCATCGACTCCGAGTTGTCGGGCAACATGATCGACATCTGCCCGGTGGGCGCGCTCACCAGCAAGCCCTTTCGCTACAGCGCCCGTACCTGGGAGCTGTCGCGCCGCAAGAGCATCAGCCCGCACGATTCCACCGGTGCCAACCTGGTGGTGCAGGTGAAGAACAACAAGGTGCTGCGCGTGGTGCCGCTGGAAAACGAAGCGGTGAACGAGTGCTGGATCGCCGACCGCGACCGCTTCAGCTACGAAGCGCTGAACAGCGAAGCGCGCCTCACCCAGCCCATGATCAAGCAGGGCGGGCAGTGGCAGCCGGTGGACTGGAACACCGCGCTGGGCTACGTGGCCGACGGCCTGAAGCGCGTGATTGCCGAGCACGGCACCGCCGACGTGGGCGCCATCGGCTCGGCCAACAGCACGGTGGAAGAACTGCACCTGCTGGCGCAACTGGTGCGCGGCCTGGGCAGCGCCAACATCGACCACCGCACCCGCCACGCCGATTTCGGCAACACCATCGCCGGCCAGGCGCGCTGGCTGGGCCTGCCCATCGCCAACCTGCGGCACCTGGACAGCACCTTGGTGGTGGGCAGCTTCCTGCGCAAGGACCACCCGCTGTTTGCGCAACGCCTGCGCCATTCCACGCGCCACGGCGCCCGGGTGTTCAGCCTGAATGCGTCGCACGACGATTGGGCCCTGCCGCTGGCCGGCCGCATCACCGCGGCACCGGATGCCTGGCCGCAGGCCCTGGCCGACGTGGCGGGCTACATTGCCGCCGCCAAGGGCGTGGCCGCGCCGGCGCCCGCCTTGGTGAATGAAGACGCCCAGGCTGCGGCCGAGGCGCTGCTGAACGGCGAACACCGCGCCGTGCTGCTGGGCAATGCCGCCGCGCAGCACCCGCAGGCCGGTGTGCTGCTGTCGCTGGCCCAGTGGATCGGCGCCCAGACCGGTGCGTCCGTGGGCTACCTGGGCGAAGCCGCCAACAGCGTGGGCGCGCAACTGGTGGCCATGCCCGGCGCCGGTGGCCTGAACGCCGGTCAGATGCTGAGCCGCCCCATGAAGGCCCTGCTGCTGCTGAACGTGGAACCCGCGCTGGACGCCGCCGACGCTGCTGCCGCGAAGGCCGCACTGGCGGGGTCTGGCCTGGTCGTCGCGCTCACGTCCTTCAAGGACGCCGCGGTGGACAACGCCGACGTGCTGCTGCCCATCGCCCCTTTCACCGAAACCGCCGGCAGCTACGTCAATGCCGAAGGCCGGGTGCAAAGCTTCCAGGGTGTGGTGCCCCCGCTGGGCGACACCCGTCCGGCATGGAAGGTGCTGCGCGTGCTGGGCAACCTGCTGGGCCTGCCCGGCTTCCACCAGGAAAGCGCCGACGAGGTGAGGCGCGAAGCGCTGGGCGACCAGAGCGCTGTCACGCTGCGCTTGTCCAACAGCAGCGACGCCGCCATCACGCTGGCTGCACCTCAGGCGGGTCTGCAGCGCCTGGCCGACGTGCCCATCTACAGCACCGACGCCCTGGTGCGCCGTGCCGAAAGCCTGCAGCGCACGGCCGACGCCAAACCGCCGGTGGCGCGCCTGCCGCAGGCGCTGATGCAGCAACTGGGCCTGAAGGACGGCGACACCGTGCGTGTGAAGCAGGGCGGCGCCAGCGCCGAACTGCCCGCCCGCGCCGACGCCAGCCTGGCCGCGAACACCGTGCGCGTGCCGGCTGGCCACCCGGCCACCGCCACCTTGGGTGCCATGTTCGGCCCGCTGACGGTTGAGAAGGCTTGA
- a CDS encoding NADH-quinone oxidoreductase, F subunit (PFAM: NADH-ubiquinone oxidoreductase-F iron-sulfur binding region; Respiratory-chain NADH dehydrogenase 51 Kd subunit; SLBB domain~TIGRFAM: NADH-quinone oxidoreductase, F subunit) — protein sequence MLDLSKFQTTGAETCFHDRHINAQIYAGLNGGNWRLADYEARGGYQALKKILGQGGAEAMTPDQVIAEVKGSGLRGRGGAGFPTGLKWSFMPRALPVQKYLVCNSDEGEPGTCKDRDILMFNPHIVIEGMIIAAYAMGISVGYNYIHGEIFEVYDRFEAALEEARAAGYLGNKILGSNHSFQLHAHHGFGAYICGEETALLESLEGKKGQPRFKPPFPASFGLYGKPTTINNTETFAAVPWIIRNGGQAYLECGKPNNGGTKIFSMVGDVQRPGNYEIPMGTPFAKLLELAGGVKGGKKLKAVIPGGSSAPVLPANVIMDCTMDYDSIAKAGSMLGSGAVIVMDETRCMVKSLLRLSYFYSHESCGQCTPCREGTGWLWRLVNRIEHGEGRADDLALLDNVAENIMGRTICALGDAAAMPVRGMLKHFRDEFVHHIEHKTCVVPQYV from the coding sequence ATGCTCGACCTGTCGAAGTTCCAGACCACCGGCGCGGAAACCTGCTTCCACGACCGCCACATCAACGCCCAGATCTACGCCGGCCTGAACGGCGGCAACTGGCGGCTCGCGGATTACGAAGCCCGCGGTGGTTACCAGGCGCTGAAGAAGATCCTGGGCCAGGGCGGGGCCGAAGCGATGACGCCCGACCAGGTGATCGCCGAGGTCAAGGGCAGCGGTCTGCGCGGTCGGGGCGGCGCCGGCTTCCCCACGGGCCTGAAGTGGAGCTTCATGCCGCGCGCGCTGCCGGTGCAGAAGTACCTGGTGTGCAACAGCGACGAGGGTGAACCCGGGACCTGCAAGGACCGCGACATCCTGATGTTCAACCCGCACATCGTCATCGAAGGCATGATCATCGCGGCCTACGCGATGGGCATCTCGGTGGGCTACAACTACATCCACGGCGAGATCTTCGAGGTCTACGACCGCTTCGAGGCCGCGCTGGAAGAAGCCCGCGCCGCCGGCTACCTGGGCAACAAGATCCTGGGTTCGAACCACAGCTTCCAGCTGCACGCCCACCACGGCTTCGGCGCCTACATCTGCGGCGAAGAAACCGCGCTGCTGGAAAGCCTGGAAGGCAAGAAGGGCCAACCGCGCTTCAAGCCGCCGTTCCCGGCCAGCTTCGGCCTGTACGGCAAGCCCACCACCATCAACAACACCGAGACCTTCGCCGCGGTGCCCTGGATCATCCGCAACGGTGGCCAGGCCTATCTCGAATGCGGCAAGCCGAACAACGGCGGCACCAAGATCTTCTCGATGGTGGGCGACGTGCAACGGCCGGGCAATTACGAGATCCCGATGGGCACGCCGTTTGCCAAGCTGCTGGAACTGGCGGGCGGTGTGAAGGGTGGCAAGAAGCTGAAGGCCGTGATCCCGGGCGGTTCGTCGGCGCCGGTGCTGCCCGCCAACGTGATCATGGACTGCACGATGGACTATGACTCCATCGCCAAGGCCGGCTCCATGCTGGGCTCGGGCGCGGTCATCGTGATGGACGAAACCCGCTGCATGGTGAAGAGCCTGCTGCGCCTGTCCTACTTCTACAGCCACGAATCCTGCGGCCAGTGCACGCCTTGCCGCGAAGGCACCGGCTGGCTGTGGCGCCTGGTCAACCGCATCGAACACGGCGAAGGCCGGGCCGATGACCTGGCCCTGCTGGACAACGTGGCCGAGAACATCATGGGCCGCACCATCTGCGCGCTGGGCGACGCCGCGGCCATGCCGGTGCGCGGCATGCTCAAGCACTTCCGCGACGAGTTCGTGCACCACATCGAACACAAGACCTGCGTGGTCCCGCAGTACGTCTGA
- a CDS encoding NADH-quinone oxidoreductase, E subunit (PFAM: Respiratory-chain NADH dehydrogenase 24 Kd subunit~TIGRFAM: NADH-quinone oxidoreductase, E subunit), producing the protein MSITEAPKAPAAPLSAATLARFDKEVAKYPADQKQSAVMACLSIVQQEQGWVSAAAEEAIAAHLGMAPIAVREVTTFYNMYNQQPVGQFKLNVCTNLPCQLRNGQQALEHLCKKLGIEDGGTTPDGLFTVQKCECLGACADAPVALVNDRQMVSYMSNERLDELVDLLKAQAK; encoded by the coding sequence ATGAGCATCACTGAAGCCCCCAAGGCGCCTGCGGCGCCGCTGTCCGCCGCCACCCTGGCCCGCTTCGACAAGGAAGTGGCCAAGTACCCCGCGGACCAGAAACAGTCCGCCGTGATGGCCTGCCTGTCCATCGTGCAGCAGGAACAGGGCTGGGTCTCGGCCGCGGCCGAAGAGGCCATCGCCGCGCACCTGGGCATGGCGCCCATCGCCGTGCGCGAGGTGACCACCTTCTACAACATGTACAACCAGCAGCCGGTGGGCCAGTTCAAGTTGAACGTCTGCACCAACCTGCCCTGCCAGTTGCGCAATGGCCAGCAGGCGCTGGAACACCTGTGCAAGAAGCTGGGCATCGAAGACGGCGGCACCACGCCCGACGGCCTGTTCACGGTGCAGAAGTGCGAATGCCTGGGCGCCTGCGCCGACGCGCCGGTGGCCCTGGTGAACGACCGCCAGATGGTCAGCTACATGAGCAACGAACGGCTCGACGAGCTGGTCGACCTGCTCAAGGCACAAGCGAAGTAA
- a CDS encoding NADH dehydrogenase I, D subunit (PFAM: Respiratory-chain NADH dehydrogenase, 49 Kd subunit~TIGRFAM: NADH dehydrogenase I, D subunit) codes for MAEIKNYTLNFGPQHPAAHGVLRLVLELDGEVIQRADPHIGLLHRATEKLAESKTYIQSLPYMDRLDYVSMMCNEHAYCLAIEKLMGIQVPVRAQYIRVMFSEITRLLNHLMWLGAHGLDCGAMNMFVYCFREREDLFDMYEAVSGARMHAAYFRPGGVYRDLPDSMPQYKVSKIKNQRAIDALNQNRQGTLLDYIDDFCRRFPTQVDEYETLLTDNRIWKQRTVGIGVVTPERALNLGLTGPMLRGSGIAWDLRKNQPYDVYGQVDFDLALGVNGDTYDRYLVRVEEMRQSNRIIQQCVAWLRANPGPVITDNHKVAPPSRVDMKTSMEELIHHFKLFTEGFHVPEGEAYAAVEHPKGEFGIYLVSDGANKPYRLKIRAPGFAHLAALDEMSRGHMIADAVAIIGTMDIVFGEIDR; via the coding sequence ATGGCAGAGATCAAGAACTACACGCTGAACTTCGGTCCCCAGCACCCGGCCGCGCACGGCGTGCTGCGCCTGGTGCTGGAACTGGACGGCGAAGTCATCCAGCGCGCCGACCCGCACATCGGCCTGCTGCACCGTGCCACCGAGAAGCTGGCCGAAAGCAAGACCTACATCCAGAGCCTGCCCTACATGGACCGGCTGGACTACGTCTCGATGATGTGCAACGAGCACGCCTACTGCCTGGCCATCGAGAAGCTGATGGGCATCCAGGTGCCGGTGCGTGCACAGTACATCCGCGTGATGTTCAGCGAGATCACGCGCCTGTTGAACCACCTGATGTGGCTGGGCGCGCACGGCCTGGACTGCGGCGCGATGAACATGTTCGTGTACTGCTTCCGCGAACGTGAAGACCTGTTCGACATGTACGAGGCGGTGTCCGGTGCGCGCATGCACGCGGCCTACTTCCGCCCAGGCGGTGTGTACCGCGACCTGCCCGACAGCATGCCGCAGTACAAGGTCAGCAAGATCAAGAACCAGCGCGCCATCGACGCGCTGAACCAGAACCGCCAGGGAACGCTCCTGGACTACATCGACGACTTCTGCCGCCGCTTCCCGACCCAGGTGGATGAGTACGAAACCCTGCTCACCGACAACCGCATCTGGAAGCAGCGCACTGTGGGCATCGGCGTGGTCACGCCCGAACGCGCGCTGAACCTCGGCCTCACCGGTCCGATGCTGCGCGGCTCGGGCATCGCCTGGGACCTGCGCAAGAACCAGCCCTACGACGTGTACGGCCAGGTCGATTTCGACCTGGCGCTGGGCGTGAACGGCGACACCTACGACCGCTACCTGGTGCGCGTGGAAGAGATGCGCCAGTCCAACCGCATCATCCAGCAGTGCGTGGCCTGGCTGCGTGCCAACCCCGGCCCGGTGATCACCGACAACCACAAGGTGGCGCCGCCGTCGCGGGTGGACATGAAGACCAGCATGGAAGAGCTGATCCACCACTTCAAGCTCTTCACCGAAGGCTTCCACGTGCCCGAAGGCGAAGCCTATGCGGCGGTGGAGCACCCCAAGGGCGAGTTCGGCATCTACCTGGTCAGCGACGGGGCCAACAAGCCCTACCGCCTGAAGATCCGTGCCCCGGGCTTCGCGCACCTGGCGGCCCTGGACGAAATGAGCCGCGGCCACATGATCGCGGACGCGGTGGCCATCATCGGCACCATGGACATCGTGTTCGGCGAGATCGATCGATGA
- a CDS encoding NADH/F420H2 dehydrogenase, subunit C (PFAM: Respiratory-chain NADH dehydrogenase, 30 Kd subunit~TIGRFAM: NADH (or F420H2) dehydrogenase, subunit C), which produces MTQRLDKLEAALKGALGDKIKHFKRELGEITITVSADDYPAVARQLRDDASLKFEQLIDLAGIDFSTYKDQAWDGPRYCAVSHLLSVSLNWRVRLKVFAPDDDLPVVASVNDIWNGANWFEREAFDMVGLIFEGHNDLRRILTDYGFIGHPLRKDFPVSGHVEMRYDAEKKRVVYEPVTIDPREITPRIIREDNYGGLH; this is translated from the coding sequence ATGACGCAAAGACTCGACAAGCTGGAAGCCGCGCTCAAGGGCGCACTCGGCGACAAGATCAAGCACTTCAAGCGCGAACTGGGCGAGATCACCATCACCGTGTCCGCCGACGACTACCCTGCCGTGGCGCGCCAGTTGCGCGACGACGCCAGCCTGAAGTTCGAACAACTGATCGACCTGGCCGGCATCGACTTTTCCACCTACAAGGACCAGGCCTGGGACGGCCCGCGCTACTGCGCGGTGAGCCACCTGCTGTCGGTCAGCCTGAACTGGCGCGTGCGGCTGAAGGTGTTCGCACCCGATGACGACCTGCCGGTGGTGGCGTCGGTGAACGACATCTGGAACGGCGCCAACTGGTTCGAGCGCGAGGCCTTCGACATGGTGGGCCTGATCTTCGAAGGCCACAACGACCTGCGCCGCATCCTCACCGACTACGGTTTCATCGGGCACCCGTTGCGCAAGGACTTCCCGGTCTCCGGCCACGTGGAAATGCGCTACGACGCCGAGAAGAAGCGCGTGGTCTACGAGCCCGTGACCATCGACCCGCGCGAGATCACGCCGCGCATCATCCGCGAAGACAACTACGGCGGACTGCACTGA
- a CDS encoding NADH-quinone oxidoreductase, B subunit (PFAM: NADH ubiquinone oxidoreductase, 20 Kd subunit~TIGRFAM: NADH-quinone oxidoreductase, B subunit): MGIEGVLKEGFVTTSVDKLINWSKTGSLWPMTFGLACCAVEMMHAGAARYDIDRFGMLFRPSPRQSDLMVVAGTLCNKMGPALRKVYDQMAEPRWVLSMGSCANGGGYYHYSYSVVRGCDRIVPVDVYVPGCPPTAEALLYGILQLQAKIRRENTIARA; the protein is encoded by the coding sequence ATGGGCATCGAAGGCGTTCTGAAGGAAGGCTTTGTCACCACCTCGGTGGACAAGCTGATCAACTGGTCCAAGACCGGCTCGCTGTGGCCCATGACCTTCGGTCTGGCCTGCTGCGCGGTGGAGATGATGCATGCCGGTGCGGCGCGCTACGACATCGACCGCTTCGGCATGCTGTTCCGCCCCAGCCCGCGCCAGAGCGACCTGATGGTGGTGGCCGGCACCCTGTGCAACAAGATGGGCCCGGCCCTGCGCAAGGTGTACGACCAGATGGCCGAGCCGCGCTGGGTGCTTTCCATGGGCTCGTGCGCCAACGGCGGCGGCTACTACCACTACAGCTATTCGGTGGTGCGTGGCTGCGACCGCATCGTGCCGGTGGACGTGTACGTGCCCGGCTGCCCGCCCACCGCCGAAGCGCTGCTGTACGGCATCCTGCAACTGCAGGCCAAGATCCGGCGCGAAAACACCATCGCGCGCGCCTGA
- a CDS encoding NADH:ubiquinone oxidoreductase subunit 3 (chain A) (PFAM: NADH-ubiquinone/plastoquinone oxidoreductase, chain 3): MDLQQYLPVILFILVGVGVGVAPQVIGFIFGPNRPDAAKNSPYECGFEAFEDARMKFDVRYYLVAILFILFDLEIAFLFPWAVALRDIGASGFWAMMIFLTILVVGFIYEWKKGALDWE; the protein is encoded by the coding sequence ATGGACCTGCAACAGTACCTTCCTGTCATCCTCTTCATCCTGGTCGGCGTGGGCGTCGGCGTCGCGCCCCAGGTCATCGGCTTCATCTTCGGCCCCAACCGGCCTGACGCCGCCAAGAACAGCCCCTACGAATGCGGCTTCGAAGCCTTCGAAGATGCGCGCATGAAGTTCGATGTGCGCTACTACCTCGTGGCCATCCTGTTCATCCTGTTCGACCTGGAAATCGCCTTCCTCTTCCCCTGGGCCGTGGCGCTGCGTGACATCGGGGCGTCAGGCTTCTGGGCGATGATGATTTTCCTGACCATCCTGGTCGTGGGTTTCATCTACGAGTGGAAAAAAGGCGCGCTGGACTGGGAATGA
- a CDS encoding protein translocase, SecG subunit (PFAM: Preprotein translocase SecG subunit~TIGRFAM: protein translocase, SecG subunit), whose translation MQVWMNIVLVVQLLAAMAMIGLVLVQHGKGADMGASFGSGASGSLFGATGSANFLSRSTAVCAGLFFVCTLALGVLANNGGAVRGSGTSSVLDRAATATPAASAGSAAAGAASAALAAASAPAAAASGVPAIPTK comes from the coding sequence ATGCAAGTCTGGATGAACATTGTGCTGGTGGTGCAACTGCTGGCGGCCATGGCCATGATCGGCCTGGTGCTGGTGCAACACGGCAAGGGCGCCGACATGGGCGCGTCCTTCGGCAGCGGCGCCTCGGGCAGCCTGTTCGGTGCCACCGGCAGCGCCAACTTCCTGTCGCGCTCCACCGCCGTCTGCGCCGGCTTGTTCTTCGTCTGCACGCTGGCCTTGGGCGTGCTGGCCAACAACGGCGGGGCGGTGCGTGGCAGCGGCACCAGCAGCGTGCTGGACCGCGCGGCCACGGCCACCCCGGCGGCTTCCGCTGGTTCCGCCGCAGCGGGCGCAGCCTCGGCCGCACTGGCCGCCGCCTCTGCGCCGGCCGCAGCCGCCTCGGGCGTGCCCGCCATCCCCACCAAATGA
- a CDS encoding triosephosphate isomerase (PFAM: Triosephosphate isomerase~TIGRFAM: triosephosphate isomerase) yields the protein MRRKLVVGNWKMHGSRPANAELLAGIAGARPFGGDVAVCVPFPYLGETAVALSGTDIRWGSQDCSAHEQGAYTGEVSAAMLAEFGCRYAIVGHSERRQYHAESDQLVADKAKAALARGITPIVCVGETLAQREAGETESVVKRQLSAVIHTLGHCAGEMVVAYEPVWAIGTGKVATPEQAQSVHALLRAQLRAAARADDMKILYGGSVKPDNAAILFAQADIDGGLIGGASLKASDFVAICRAT from the coding sequence ATGCGACGCAAGCTCGTGGTGGGCAACTGGAAGATGCACGGCAGCCGCCCGGCGAATGCCGAACTGCTGGCCGGCATTGCCGGTGCACGACCTTTTGGTGGCGATGTGGCGGTGTGTGTGCCTTTTCCCTACCTGGGCGAGACCGCGGTGGCCTTGTCCGGCACCGACATCCGCTGGGGCAGCCAGGACTGTTCGGCCCACGAGCAGGGTGCCTACACCGGGGAGGTCTCGGCCGCCATGCTGGCCGAGTTCGGCTGCCGCTATGCCATCGTCGGCCACTCGGAACGCCGCCAGTACCACGCCGAAAGCGACCAGCTGGTGGCCGACAAGGCCAAGGCTGCGCTGGCGCGTGGCATCACGCCCATCGTCTGCGTGGGCGAGACCCTGGCGCAGCGCGAGGCCGGCGAGACCGAAAGCGTGGTGAAGCGCCAACTGTCGGCCGTGATCCACACGCTGGGCCACTGTGCCGGCGAGATGGTGGTGGCCTATGAACCGGTGTGGGCCATCGGCACCGGCAAGGTGGCCACGCCCGAACAGGCTCAGAGCGTGCACGCGCTGCTGCGTGCGCAACTGCGCGCCGCGGCGCGCGCCGATGACATGAAGATCCTTTACGGCGGCAGCGTCAAGCCGGACAACGCCGCCATCTTGTTCGCGCAGGCCGACATCGACGGCGGCCTGATCGGCGGGGCGTCCCTGAAGGCCAGCGATTTCGTGGCCATCTGCCGGGCAACCTGA